In Scheffersomyces stipitis CBS 6054 chromosome 7, complete sequence, the DNA window GCACTTCACTTTACGCAAACGACACGAATCACATGAAGGTCCCAACCTTTGTCTTCTCTTATTATTACTGTTGCCAGTAGTGACAGCAGAGTCTTTCACCGCACTTGTACCAGAAGCAGATGCTGCTGGTATGCTTGGTGACGACATTGGCGACACAGACGACACAGACGAAGCCACAGACGACAAAGtcgacgaagaagaatggaGAAGCAGTGGAAGCTGGATGTGATGAGTGGCATTATGAGAAATGGTATTGGAATTGACACTATGAGCATTTGGGGTGGAAACGGTATTCCCACTCAAACGACGGTTGAAGCTTTGAGAGTCGACAGAGTTTGTTCTGGTCTTCTCGAGACGCTCTTGGCTGCTGATATTGGCGATAGCACTGGTCAAGAGTCCCAAGCCACTGTGGGCTGTCGTTTCGAGCGAGTTTCCCAAGTGTCTCAAGTTGTTTTCCGTAAGTTTGGCAGTGTGAGAATAGTTTGGTGTATTAGAGCCCGTAGATATGGTCGAAGATGGCGAAGTAGCAGAAGAGTAGCTAGTCGTGTAGTTACTCGAAAGCGGAGGCAAAAGAACATGCTGGTGGTGTTCAGGCGAAGAACCAATCGAAGAATGAGCAGGAGCCAACTGCTTGATTATGGGATAGAGTGGAGGTAACAGCATAGGAGAACGGTCCCGCGGATAGGCAGAAGAAGCTGGTCTGTAATCGAGCTTAGAACCGTGGTTCATTATGGAGTATGA includes these proteins:
- a CDS encoding fungal transcriptional regulatory protein, with product MSSHDLLSYSIMNHGSKLDYRPASSAYPRDRSPMSLPPLYPIIKQLAPAHSSIGSSPEHHQHVLLPPLSSNYTTSYSSATSPSSTISTGSNTPNYSHTAKLTENNLRHLGNSLETTAHSGLGLLTSAIANISSQERLEKTRTNSVDSQSFNRRLSGNTVSTPNAHSVNSNTISHNATHHIQLPSLLHSSSSTLSSVASSVSSVSPMSSPSIPAASASGTSAVKDSAVTTGNSNNKRRQRLGPSCDSCRLRKVKCNAEITILSKSVSDEPNVCSLLLAFNLSAEQVESVLRQGELVKVANDFNLIVSNNKLIKFKSCNSCNMKSLTCCFTKGFTKEDIMVNSSKKSDGSSAKKEKEKPAKIAKKKLAPTSTTSVNAVKSISSLTKALSKTLETQQEQVYSIHEDHQQSHQNIASKQVLIKSNSPVTSGAVLSTSVSVPGSLSTSSNSSNTRKSSCTCCRKRKVKCVFIEAQNKCESCIKKNADCLFDNRASYWV